Below is a genomic region from Primulina tabacum isolate GXHZ01 unplaced genomic scaffold, ASM2559414v2 Contig540, whole genome shotgun sequence.
CGCCTTGTTCATGTTCGAGTATCTCTGATCAGAAGCACGTTTTGCCTTCTGAAATTTTCCTAAACCAATTAATCGCACCACCTGCTAGTTTCTTGGCCGAGGATGGTCAGGCTGAGGGAAGTGAGAATGTTGGTGTAACCAAGAAGTGTGTTTGGAACAATCCTGCTAATGGTGTTGCTCCGCAGGTTGGTGCTTTGATGGGGACAGCATCTTGGCCTGATTTCTCCAAATCAGCTCGTGCTTCCACGAAGGCTTCTTCGAGTTCGACTGATTCTCTTGAAGAACTCTCTCACGAACCAATCATTCTGTCACAGGTTTATTATTTCTGTCATTGTTGTTCTCTATATTTTGGCCCTTTTAATCTACCTGTTCAATTTATCTGATGTTCTTAGTTGCTTGGGTTTTATTATATATGCTTCTAGTGCTATTATGAACTCGATGATCAAGTTTTCGTACAAGTTAGACTGCTTTCCTTACGAAATTTTCTTTTTGTGAATAATAGGGGACGTCAGTTGACTCTTGGTCTTCACAGGAAGTAGCAACAAATTCAGCTTCGAACCATGAATCTCCTATCCGCCAGTGTTCTCCGGAGCTAGGTGGTGACAGGACAAGTCACAGAAACATAACAGCCAACGGCAGCTTTTCTCAAGCACCAAATTCACACAGTTCTGTGGTTGAAGCGTCTCCTTTTAAGCCAGTGAAGTCCAGCATCTCTTCGGGGGTATCTCCTAGGGACAACACACGTTGGGATGTTGGACAGAGAGGAGGATCTCACAGTGGGCATGAGCCACACCATCCGCGTGGTCCTTTTAGAAGGAACAACAGTGGACCGCAACTTCAAGGGAATGGTTCTTCTAATCATGGCCATGGTAGCAAACGATACCAGGAACGTTGGATTGATGATTGGAGCTATAACCATCAATCTTTTGGCAGCAGAGTAAACCTTGCACCCCAGCAGAGTGTCGCCTCTCGGCCCTTCATACGTGGTCCAGTTTCAAGTGCTCCTTTTATTCCTCCACCTCCCCCTGTGGGTGCGCGGCCCTATGGTCCCCCAGTGTTCTACAATGGTGAGGTTTGCTGCTTTGAGATACTTGCTTCTGTAGATTATCTTGCGtgctaattatattttgtttcaatttgCAGATGCTTCATCTTTTACGTATTTTGCTCTTGGACCCCACCCAGGTTCACCCGGGCACATGCCTATGTTTCCATATGCACCAATGTCGTCTCCCATACCTGATCCTCACTTGCCTTCCAAAATTGTGAAAcagatagattattatttttggtatGTTATTTTTGTTATGCATACTAAATGATTCATCCGCTCATTGCTGTCTATTTGCGCATGGTATCAACGCTTGGATTTTCACATGTATCTTGCAGTGATGATAATTTGGTGAAGGACACATATTTGCGCCAGAAAATGGATGTGGATGGATGGGTTCCCATAAACTTAATAGCAAGCTTTAAGAAAGTAAGTCGgtcaaattaatgaaaaatttcCTGCTTATGCTTATTTCTTTATCCATTTTATCTAAACTTAAACTTGCGATTCTTTTTTGATTGTTGGTACATAGAAGAGAAATTTTGAGGCTCTAGATCAGAAAGttgaaaatatcaaaagctTGATTCTTTAATTGAATTTAGTGAGCAATATaggttaagaattttgaaatgtttCGGTTTTGTTAGATTATTCTTGGATGAAATAAAATGACAATTGATATCTAACTGTAATACGCTTGAGTTTATCAGAAGATTTATATTGATATGGAAATGGTAAATTTGTATGACCAAGAATGCACATTAGAATCATGGTACACTCTTTTTAGTTGGTTCATTAGGTAACAATGATACTATTTTGAGAATGAAGTAGCTTGGACGGGTTAGTTATTCATGTAAGTTGTCTTTGGAGTGGAATTTGGAGATGCCTGATCGGATCAAAATCATCTCTTGGCTGAAAATCTTGCCTGCCATGATTTAAACACACCAAATCGACTGTTAGTGCTAGCCATTTAACCTCTTATCATAGTCACAGAGGCAGCTGGATATTTTATGgctgatcatatcaaactttttAAATGATTTGCCACCTATTACGATGAGACTTAACTATGAATACTAATATTATACATTCTCAATTTTTCAGATTAGGGAGCTGACAGACAATGTCCAACTATATTGGATGCTTTGCGAGCTTCGAATGTGGTGGAAATACGGTGAAATGTATCGCATATTTGATCTTCGCAAATACCACTTTTCTTATAGTAAATCTTTTACTAGTAGTGTAGTCCAAATTTTACTGAAAAAACAAGTGAATATGCGATTAACTTATGAGCAAAATCTGTTAATATCCCCTTTTCAGCTTTCCTCACTGCGACTTGTTCTAGTATATCTATAGACTTGTTATCCTTTGGGTATTTTGTAGACAGTTCAATCCCACGACATGCACTTTAGATAGAGTATTGGTGGTTTCTAACTCATCTAGgcgattttttttcttactcttgcagGGAGAAAAGGTGAGGGAGGAAGGGTAATTGGAGAAAAATGGATAATGCCAACCTTCTTGTATTCTACATGATCAAGTCCTCAATTTCTTTAATGAGCAATATAGGTTAAGAAGTAAAATCATTGAACGAGGAAACAACTGGTTCTTTAgtggtttttttaaaatacaattgtGCATTTTACGATGTCCTTTTACCAAGTACTCTAATATttgccaaaaatattaattttccgtcaaaatgttatttctaaaaaagaaaagatatatcattaatattgaaatatatgtACTACAATAAATGatatttcaattattgtttgtattgattatatcaattcatttagttcaaattgaatttaattcatttttatattaattcaaatataatttatatattatatattttttattcaaattgaaactaaactttattgaaaatataaactaaattaaaatttttacattgattatatcaatcaatttaatttgtgatatgatttgtgttactatgatatatttaatttttattacaaactgtataaataaattttaaacacaaATGATtacaatgttatatatatatatatataattttgatatcctGCACACCTACGTGCACACCTctgtgagcaccgatgaggtgtcacTCATCATTCGATgtgtaatttttctatatttcatcacatccCAATAGATGAGTGACACCTCGTCGGTGCTCACAAAAGTGTGTACGGTAGGTGTGCAGgatatcaaaattaattatatgtgtgtgtactgtaataaatgatcactttaattattgtttgcattgattatatcaattcatttaattcaattttgaatttatttaatttttgtattAATGTCAAATGTaattatgtattatatgtttttttatttttttacctcAAATTGAAACTAATCGAGATAGCCTAAATTGGGGCAATCCATGGTATTTTTCGATTTCTGATAATTCAATGTTAAGTGTTGTACAATTATGCCAAGGAAATGGGAATTCATGCTGGCTGCGGATCAACTTTTGAAAACTAGATAGATATCGAGCACATAATTAAACAAGAtaaaatgttataaaatattttgaaatatatttatacagatggatttatttatatatttcgagcatgttttagtttgatatttttGAGTATAAGAATAATGTGGGAGCatgttttagtttgatatttcGGAGAATATATCACCCAAATAAATCATATACTCTTGCTAATATACTATCctccaaaaattagatttacTAGTATTTATCCATTATATACTATCCTCCAAAAATTAGATTAACTTATGAGCAAAATCTGTTAATATCCCCTTTTCAGCTTTCTCATCCGTCTTgttctatatatctatatatcctTTGGGTATTTTGTAGACATTTCATCCCACAACATGCACTTTAGATAGAGCATCGGTGCTTTCTAACTTATCTAGGCGatttttttcttactcttgcagGGAGGAAAGGTGAGGAGGAAGGGTAACTGGAGAAAATGGATAATTCCAACCATCATGTTTC
It encodes:
- the LOC142534478 gene encoding la-related protein 1C-like, producing the protein MATASDSSASVQSVNSVIDRHSRLASPCSCSSISDQKHVLPSEIFLNQLIAPPASFLAEDGQAEGSENVGVTKKCVWNNPANGVAPQVGALMGTASWPDFSKSARASTKASSSSTDSLEELSHEPIILSQGTSVDSWSSQEVATNSASNHESPIRQCSPELGGDRTSHRNITANGSFSQAPNSHSSVVEASPFKPVKSSISSGVSPRDNTRWDVGQRGGSHSGHEPHHPRGPFRRNNSGPQLQGNGSSNHGHGSKRYQERWIDDWSYNHQSFGSRVNLAPQQSVASRPFIRGPVSSAPFIPPPPPVGARPYGPPVFYNDASSFTYFALGPHPGSPGHMPMFPYAPMSSPIPDPHLPSKIVKQIDYYFCDDNLVKDTYLRQKMDVDGWVPINLIASFKKIRELTDNVQLYWMLCELRMWWKYGEMYRIFDLRKYHFSYTFLTATCSSISIDLLSFGEKR